From the genome of Brevibacterium sp. JSBI002, one region includes:
- a CDS encoding protein-L-isoaspartate O-methyltransferase family protein, producing the protein MTSDATHGRIAEAFARVPRERFLPMAERQNALDNVPLSIGRGQTNSQPSTVADMLRLLDPQPGETVLDLGSGSGWTSMLLAVLVGPTGRVLGVERHPELVESSRAAIEAVIAESADRETFADVAIHEAVPGALGLPAEAPFDRILVSAGAESLPDQLVDQLAVGATMVIPVAGEMLRVVRGGPGSDGLTITRHGRYRFVPLISE; encoded by the coding sequence ATGACATCGGATGCGACGCACGGTCGAATCGCCGAGGCGTTCGCCCGGGTTCCGCGCGAACGCTTCCTGCCGATGGCGGAACGTCAGAATGCCTTAGACAATGTGCCCCTGTCGATCGGGCGCGGGCAGACGAATTCGCAGCCGAGCACCGTCGCTGACATGCTCCGACTCCTCGATCCGCAGCCGGGTGAAACCGTCCTCGACCTCGGATCGGGCTCCGGATGGACGTCGATGCTGCTCGCCGTCCTCGTCGGGCCGACCGGGCGGGTGCTCGGGGTCGAACGGCATCCCGAGCTCGTCGAATCCTCGCGGGCGGCCATCGAGGCCGTCATCGCCGAGTCCGCAGACCGGGAGACCTTCGCCGACGTGGCCATCCACGAAGCCGTTCCAGGCGCACTCGGTCTCCCGGCTGAGGCACCGTTCGACCGGATCCTCGTCTCCGCTGGGGCAGAATCACTGCCCGACCAGCTCGTCGATCAGTTGGCCGTCGGTGCCACGATGGTCATTCCCGTAGCGGGGGAGATGCTCCGCGTCGTCCGTGGCGGCCCTGGCTCCGACGGGCTGACGATCACTCGTCACGGCCGGTACCGGTTCGTGCCGCTGATCAGCGAGTGA
- a CDS encoding adenine phosphoribosyltransferase: MTQSDLSRAQSLITSIPDYPEPGVVFRDISPLLADGPAMRAVTEALIEPFAGQFDIVGGLEARGFLFAGAVSAMTGVGILPIRKAGKLPRPAAAVSYTLEYGTATIEGPDVLAKGERVLLIDDILATGGTLTAAQSLVADLGAEVIGSAVVLELTALGGREHTGEVHTLFAE, translated from the coding sequence GTGACCCAATCCGATCTCTCCCGCGCCCAGAGCCTCATCACCTCGATTCCCGACTATCCCGAACCGGGAGTGGTCTTCCGCGACATCTCCCCGCTGCTCGCCGATGGTCCGGCGATGCGGGCCGTCACCGAGGCGCTCATCGAACCGTTCGCCGGACAGTTCGATATCGTCGGCGGACTCGAGGCCCGCGGCTTCCTCTTCGCCGGTGCCGTCTCCGCGATGACGGGAGTCGGAATCCTGCCGATCCGCAAGGCCGGAAAACTCCCCCGCCCAGCGGCTGCCGTGTCCTACACCCTCGAATACGGCACCGCCACGATCGAAGGCCCCGATGTCCTGGCGAAGGGCGAGCGCGTCCTCCTCATCGATGACATCCTCGCCACCGGCGGAACGCTCACAGCGGCCCAGTCCCTAGTCGCCGATCTCGGCGCTGAGGTCATCGGGTCAGCCGTCGTCCTTGAGCTCACCGCGCTCGGCGGACGCGAGCATACGGGCGAGGTTCATACCCTCTTCGCGGAGTGA
- a CDS encoding PTS glucose transporter subunit IIA, with protein MAVTIAAPITGTVIPLTEVPDPVFAKALVGPGAAIDPGEAANLTVTAPVSGKLTSLKPHAFVISHRPDQGVLVHLGIDTVHLKGAGFTLRAEAGQQVEAGEEIVVWDLAAAREAEKSVVVPVVVLEADAENLTLAEAGPISAGDALIRIG; from the coding sequence ATGGCAGTCACGATCGCTGCACCCATCACCGGCACGGTGATCCCATTGACGGAGGTTCCCGACCCCGTCTTCGCAAAAGCGCTCGTCGGCCCCGGAGCGGCCATCGACCCCGGCGAGGCAGCGAACCTGACCGTCACGGCTCCTGTCTCGGGAAAGCTGACGAGCCTCAAGCCCCACGCCTTCGTCATCTCCCACCGGCCCGATCAGGGTGTGCTCGTCCACCTGGGCATCGACACCGTTCACCTGAAGGGAGCGGGTTTCACGCTCCGTGCCGAGGCCGGGCAGCAGGTCGAGGCCGGCGAAGAGATCGTCGTCTGGGACTTGGCAGCCGCGCGGGAAGCGGAGAAGTCCGTGGTCGTTCCGGTTGTCGTCCTCGAAGCCGACGCCGAGAACCTGACCCTCGCCGAGGCGGGACCGATCTCTGCCGGCGATGCCCTCATCCGAATCGGCTGA
- a CDS encoding PTS glucose/sucrose transporter subunit IIB, protein MRWSSVSSSEVGQLVTSRRRLVTQIAEREIDAGAWTPEMKVTDMDKAAQILAGLGGADNIDDIEACITRLRVEVDDDSLVNEQALTAAGAFGVVVQGSAVQVVVGPEADNLVDDIEDLMG, encoded by the coding sequence ATGCGGTGGTCATCGGTTTCCTCCTCGGAAGTGGGGCAGTTGGTCACCAGTCGCCGTAGACTTGTGACGCAGATCGCAGAACGTGAAATCGACGCCGGCGCATGGACGCCGGAGATGAAGGTGACAGACATGGACAAAGCAGCGCAGATCCTCGCCGGACTGGGCGGTGCCGACAACATCGACGACATCGAAGCGTGCATCACTCGTCTGCGCGTCGAGGTCGACGATGACTCTCTCGTCAACGAACAGGCGCTCACGGCAGCCGGTGCCTTCGGCGTGGTGGTGCAGGGAAGCGCGGTCCAGGTCGTCGTCGGTCCGGAGGCCGACAACCTCGTCGATGACATCGAAGACCTCATGGGCTGA
- a CDS encoding PTS transporter subunit EIIC: MTTASAEAPKNRRKAIPGFAQLQRVGRSLMLPIAVLPAAALLMRFGQPDMLGADGLGQFADWLLPVATVFAAAGSALFDNLPLIFAVGVAIGFAKKADGSTALAAVVGYMVLTGVFTAMAPGFGSDNGEGENVINFGVLGGIVVGIITALLYQRYHRIKLPTYLGFFGGRRFVPIVTAVASMVIAVIMALIYPVFDSLINKGVGGFLMEHGANPGTGFVFGTINRLLIPFGLHHLLNNLPWFQLGSCTTSSGDTAHGDITCFFSGVDGTADWTGSFMTGFFPIMMFALPAAALAIYRTAHPQRRKVVGGIMLSVALTAFITGITEPLEYAFAYVAFPLYAVHAVLTGTSLALVNALGIKSGFGFSAGALDYLLNLGRASELSGGIGPVLLLLVIGLAYAVIYYFLFRWAIIKFNLHTPGREDETDTGTGTPSVFDEAQLAADESTGKKRAQDEGRS; encoded by the coding sequence ATGACCACCGCATCCGCTGAGGCACCCAAGAATCGCAGGAAGGCGATACCGGGATTCGCCCAGCTCCAACGCGTCGGACGCTCCCTCATGCTCCCGATCGCCGTGCTTCCGGCCGCGGCCCTGCTGATGCGCTTCGGCCAGCCGGACATGCTCGGCGCCGACGGGCTCGGCCAATTCGCGGACTGGCTGCTGCCGGTGGCGACGGTCTTCGCGGCCGCCGGTTCGGCTCTGTTCGACAACCTGCCGCTGATCTTCGCCGTCGGTGTGGCCATCGGCTTCGCGAAGAAGGCCGACGGCTCCACGGCACTGGCCGCCGTCGTCGGCTATATGGTCCTCACCGGAGTCTTCACGGCCATGGCTCCGGGCTTCGGCTCGGACAACGGTGAGGGCGAGAACGTCATCAACTTCGGAGTGCTCGGCGGAATCGTCGTCGGCATCATCACCGCCCTGCTCTATCAGCGCTATCACCGAATCAAGCTGCCGACCTACCTCGGCTTCTTCGGCGGTCGCCGTTTCGTTCCGATCGTCACTGCGGTCGCGTCGATGGTCATCGCCGTGATCATGGCGCTCATCTACCCCGTCTTCGACTCCCTCATCAACAAGGGCGTAGGCGGCTTCCTCATGGAGCACGGAGCCAACCCGGGCACAGGGTTCGTCTTCGGTACCATCAACCGACTCCTCATCCCCTTCGGACTGCACCATCTGCTGAACAACCTGCCCTGGTTCCAGCTGGGTTCGTGCACGACCTCCTCGGGGGACACCGCGCACGGCGACATCACCTGCTTCTTCTCCGGTGTGGACGGCACGGCCGACTGGACGGGGTCGTTCATGACCGGTTTCTTCCCGATCATGATGTTCGCGCTTCCCGCCGCAGCCCTGGCGATCTATCGCACCGCGCACCCGCAGCGCCGCAAGGTCGTCGGCGGCATCATGCTCTCGGTGGCGCTGACAGCGTTCATCACCGGAATCACGGAGCCGCTCGAATACGCCTTCGCCTATGTCGCATTCCCGCTCTACGCGGTCCACGCCGTGCTCACCGGCACGTCCCTGGCGTTGGTGAATGCGCTCGGCATCAAATCCGGATTCGGCTTCTCGGCCGGCGCGCTGGACTATCTGCTCAACCTCGGACGAGCCTCCGAACTGTCCGGCGGCATCGGGCCGGTCCTGCTTCTGCTGGTCATCGGCCTGGCCTATGCGGTCATCTACTACTTCCTGTTCCGGTGGGCGATCATCAAGTTCAATCTGCACACCCCGGGTCGCGAGGACGAGACCGACACCGGCACCGGAACTCCATCGGTCTTCGACGAAGCGCAGCTCGCCGCCGATGAGTCCACGGGCAAGAAGCGCGCTCAAGACGAAGGGCGGAGCTGA
- a CDS encoding aldo/keto reductase yields the protein MTVPTLTLNDGKTIPQLGFGVFKVDPDETERIVTDALEVGYRHIDTAAVYGNEEGVGRAIAKSGIARDELFVTTKLWNDRHGAEESKRALGESLEKLGLDHVDLYLIHWPTPENKNSVETWEAFPGYRDQGLTSSIGVSNFDHRFLPEILDTGIIPAVDQIEVHPQFQQVETRPLLAEHDIKVEAWGPLGQGKVDYANTVIGEIAATHEKSWAQAIIRWHLQKGHVVFPKSNNRDRMEQNYNVFDFELTDAEVAAIDALENGGRVSADPAEVN from the coding sequence ATGACGGTTCCCACACTCACTCTCAACGACGGCAAGACGATCCCGCAGCTGGGATTCGGCGTCTTCAAGGTCGACCCCGACGAGACGGAACGCATCGTCACCGACGCCCTCGAAGTCGGCTACCGCCACATCGACACCGCCGCCGTCTACGGCAACGAGGAAGGTGTGGGCCGGGCCATCGCGAAGTCCGGGATCGCCCGTGACGAACTCTTCGTGACGACCAAGCTGTGGAACGACCGCCACGGTGCGGAGGAGTCCAAGCGGGCCCTCGGAGAATCCCTGGAGAAGCTCGGCCTCGACCATGTCGACCTCTACCTCATCCATTGGCCGACCCCAGAGAATAAGAACTCCGTCGAAACTTGGGAGGCCTTCCCCGGTTACCGCGATCAGGGCCTGACCTCCTCGATCGGCGTGTCGAACTTCGACCACCGCTTCCTGCCCGAGATCCTCGACACCGGCATCATCCCCGCCGTCGACCAGATCGAGGTCCACCCTCAGTTCCAGCAGGTCGAGACCCGTCCGCTGCTGGCCGAGCACGACATCAAGGTCGAAGCCTGGGGCCCGCTGGGTCAGGGCAAGGTCGACTACGCCAACACCGTCATCGGTGAGATCGCCGCCACCCATGAGAAGTCCTGGGCTCAGGCCATCATCCGCTGGCACCTGCAGAAGGGCCACGTCGTCTTCCCGAAGTCGAACAACCGCGACCGCATGGAACAGAACTACAACGTCTTCGACTTCGAACTCACCGACGCCGAGGTGGCAGCCATCGACGCGCTCGAGAACGGCGGCCGCGTCTCGGCCGATCCTGCCGAGGTGAACTGA